The following proteins are co-located in the Clostridia bacterium genome:
- a CDS encoding DUF1801 domain-containing protein, translated as MWQCPKCGREFKNQNQDHFCGEPPKTIDAYIAAQPESVQPLLNQVRDTIRAVLPDAQERISWSMPTYWSKHNIIHFAAFKKHIGLYPGDKAIENFGDLLTEYKTSKGAVQLPYNKPLPLKLIAEIAKWCYETGNHH; from the coding sequence ATGTGGCAATGTCCGAAATGCGGACGTGAGTTCAAAAACCAGAACCAGGACCACTTCTGCGGCGAGCCGCCGAAAACGATTGACGCATATATCGCTGCACAACCTGAGAGTGTTCAGCCACTTTTGAATCAGGTGCGGGATACAATCCGTGCCGTACTGCCAGACGCACAGGAACGTATTTCGTGGAGTATGCCGACTTACTGGAGCAAGCATAACATCATTCATTTCGCGGCATTCAAAAAGCACATCGGGTTGTATCCCGGCGATAAAGCTATCGAGAATTTCGGCGACCTTTTGACGGAGTACAAGACAAGCAAAGGTGCGGTGCAGTTACCATATAATAAGCCACTCCCTTTGAAATTGATTGCAGAGATTGCGAAATGGTGCTATGAAACGGGGAATCACCACTGA
- a CDS encoding response regulator transcription factor has protein sequence MENKVLLLEDDINLIEGLQYSLTKNGFELEIAHTVNEAVALISKNEYSLLLLDVTLPDGTGFMVCEQVRKRGNTIPIIFLTASDEEVNIIRGLDSGGDDYITKPFKLGELCSRMRALLRRAGVTKASGTATLEIGDVSIDLPGCRVFLNGNLLELTSAEYRLFCLLVRNAGHVITRKAILDELWDGTGDFVDDNTLSVYIRRLREKVENDPSHPERLITIRGFGYQWKEVSV, from the coding sequence ATGGAAAATAAAGTTTTACTTTTGGAAGATGATATAAACTTAATTGAGGGTCTGCAATATTCTTTGACAAAAAACGGATTCGAACTTGAAATTGCTCATACAGTGAATGAAGCCGTAGCTTTAATATCAAAAAATGAATACAGTTTATTGCTGCTTGATGTCACCTTGCCGGATGGTACAGGATTTATGGTATGTGAACAGGTGCGTAAGCGAGGCAATACGATTCCCATTATTTTTTTAACGGCTTCTGATGAAGAAGTAAATATCATTCGCGGTTTAGACAGCGGTGGGGATGACTATATTACGAAGCCTTTTAAGTTGGGTGAGCTTTGCTCTCGTATGAGGGCGCTGCTACGTCGTGCCGGTGTTACAAAAGCATCAGGTACAGCTACACTCGAAATCGGGGATGTTTCGATTGATCTGCCTGGCTGCCGCGTCTTTCTGAATGGTAATCTTTTAGAATTAACAAGCGCCGAATACCGATTGTTTTGTTTACTAGTACGCAATGCCGGGCATGTCATAACACGGAAAGCAATCTTAGATGAACTGTGGGATGGAACAGGAGATTTTGTAGATGATAATACATTATCCGTTTACATTCGACGTCTGCGTGAAAAGGTAGAAAATGATCCATCACATCCTGAGCGCTTGATAACGATAAGGGGTTTTGGATATCAATGGAAAGAGGTGTCTGTATGA
- a CDS encoding HAMP domain-containing histidine kinase, whose amino-acid sequence MSILRERQSRHFFLCLIALSIFLLGFGSLFCIRQIQAAKEMMLLHDSAVANSLLKQGVSPDKIASAIANTEDDGQGKKLLIQLGYTEKTSARFLPAVIGFKDTTVEYMMFGTLVFIGMLLSVCAAFLVKRDLLYRQAAKVILQFTEGNFSVHLPRTEDGTLYQLFASVDNLAAALQAKGEAEHKAKEFLKDSIADISHQLKTPLTALNMYNEIISEEPNNPATILEFSKKASVALGRMEQLIQSLLKITRLDARSIKFEKAPYLLSEIVAQATEELTIRASCEEKRLTVSGHLDDQITCDLQWTSEAVGNIVKNALDHTSPGGHVHISWERSPAMTRITVADDGTGIDQGDVHHIFKRFYRSKKSSDTQGVGLGLSLAKAIVEGQGGILSVQSTPNVGTAFTISFLTES is encoded by the coding sequence ATGAGCATCCTGAGAGAAAGACAGTCCCGGCACTTTTTCCTCTGTCTGATCGCACTTTCAATTTTTTTGCTTGGTTTTGGCAGTTTATTCTGCATCAGGCAGATACAGGCCGCAAAAGAAATGATGTTATTGCATGACAGCGCGGTTGCCAACTCACTTTTAAAGCAAGGCGTATCACCTGATAAGATAGCTTCCGCCATAGCTAATACAGAAGACGATGGGCAAGGGAAAAAATTACTTATTCAGCTCGGTTATACAGAAAAAACTTCCGCACGTTTTCTGCCAGCTGTTATTGGCTTTAAAGATACCACTGTTGAATATATGATGTTTGGCACACTGGTCTTTATCGGAATGCTCCTCTCCGTATGCGCAGCTTTTCTCGTAAAAAGAGACCTTTTATACCGTCAGGCGGCTAAAGTCATTCTTCAATTTACAGAAGGCAATTTCTCAGTACATTTGCCGCGGACGGAAGATGGTACACTCTATCAGCTATTTGCTTCTGTTGATAACCTTGCCGCTGCATTGCAGGCAAAAGGAGAAGCGGAGCATAAGGCTAAGGAGTTTCTTAAAGATTCGATTGCTGATATATCACATCAGCTAAAAACACCGCTGACTGCACTCAATATGTACAATGAGATTATTTCTGAAGAACCTAATAATCCTGCTACCATACTAGAATTTTCAAAGAAAGCATCAGTAGCTCTTGGGCGTATGGAGCAACTGATACAGTCGCTTTTGAAAATTACACGCCTTGATGCCAGAAGCATCAAATTTGAAAAAGCTCCTTATCTACTTTCGGAAATAGTTGCACAGGCTACTGAAGAGTTAACAATCCGCGCCTCTTGTGAAGAAAAACGACTTACAGTAAGCGGACATTTGGATGATCAAATCACCTGCGATTTACAATGGACAAGTGAGGCTGTTGGGAATATCGTCAAAAACGCCTTAGATCATACTAGTCCCGGCGGACACGTTCACATTTCATGGGAGCGCTCTCCTGCTATGACGCGTATTACGGTTGCGGACGATGGAACAGGTATTGATCAAGGTGATGTTCACCATATTTTCAAACGGTTTTATCGGAGCAAAAAATCTTCAGATACACAAGGGGTCGGTCTTGGACTGTCATTGGCAAAAGCCATTGTAGAGGGACAAGGGGGGATCTTATCTGTTCAGAGTACTCCAAATGTCGGCACAGCTTTTACCATCTCGTTTCTTACAGAATCGTAA
- a CDS encoding ABC transporter ATP-binding protein, which translates to MEILKVENLYKSYGKGETQVNALKDVSFSMEKGEFAAVVGESGSGKSTLLNCIGGLDNPTSGKVYLDSEDLFSMKEQKRTVFRRKNIGFVFQSFQLVPELTVEQNIIFPLLLDYQKPDVYAVNEILEVLGLTDRRRHLPSQLSGGQQQRAAIGRALITKPKLILADEPTGNLDTKNSHDVMDLLMKASRHYQQTILMITHNINLTSSVDRVLRVTDGVLADLGGIRE; encoded by the coding sequence ATGGAAATATTAAAAGTTGAAAACCTATATAAGTCCTACGGCAAAGGAGAAACACAGGTTAACGCCTTGAAAGATGTTTCCTTTTCCATGGAAAAAGGCGAATTTGCAGCAGTGGTTGGTGAATCGGGTTCAGGAAAAAGTACGCTATTGAATTGTATAGGCGGCTTGGACAACCCGACTTCCGGTAAGGTCTACCTCGATAGTGAGGATTTATTTTCCATGAAAGAACAAAAACGTACTGTCTTCCGGCGTAAAAACATCGGCTTTGTGTTTCAGTCCTTCCAATTGGTCCCGGAGTTGACTGTGGAGCAAAATATTATTTTTCCGCTGCTCCTGGATTACCAGAAGCCTGATGTGTATGCAGTCAATGAGATTTTAGAGGTTCTCGGTCTGACAGATCGTCGCAGGCATTTGCCCAGCCAACTTTCCGGCGGGCAGCAGCAACGTGCGGCAATCGGCCGTGCGCTGATTACAAAACCCAAACTAATATTAGCTGATGAACCAACTGGAAACCTAGACACGAAGAACAGCCATGATGTCATGGATTTGCTGATGAAAGCATCCCGTCATTACCAACAGACAATCTTGATGATTACTCACAACATAAACCTTACCTCCTCTGTGGACCGCGTACTTCGTGTAACAGACGGTGTTCTTGCTGACCTGGGAGGGATTCGTGAATGA